In Vigna unguiculata cultivar IT97K-499-35 chromosome 3, ASM411807v1, whole genome shotgun sequence, a single genomic region encodes these proteins:
- the LOC114178995 gene encoding GDSL esterase/lipase At5g55050-like: MAPFVSNNYALVFLSVLFSLAMHVAHGNNDAPPLFIFGDSTFDVGTNNFLRSKARANFPYNGIDFYNSLPTGRFSNGFNTADQIARLFGYQQSPPPFLTSQKNKNSSKNNILQGVNFASGGSGILRETGSLEWGEVVFFERQVAQFASVRARINGILGGEKADTFVSKSLFLISVGSNDLFDFARNDSGSIHLGAEEYLSVTQHTYYSHLKKLYELGARKFGIISVAPIGCCPAITSGNGGQCVKALNDFAVAFHSTTKLLLLKLSSELEGFRYSLADSFLMTNTLLNNASAFGLNETKSACCGSGYLNGKDGCIKAHNATLCANREEFLFWDWFHPTEKVSKLAAETVFGGGINFVSPINFSQLASSY, encoded by the exons ATGGCACCCTTTGTCAGCAATAACTATGCTTTGGTGTTTTTATCTGTTCTCTTTTCTCTGGCCATGCACGTAGCTCATGGGAATAATGATGCGCCACCATTATTCATATTTGGAGACTCAACTTTCGATGTTGGAACCAACAATTTTCTTAGGTCCAAAGCAAGGGCCAATTTCCCCTACAACGgcattgatttttataattcaCTTCCCACAGGAAGGTTTAGCAATGGCTTCAACACTGCAGACCAAATTG CGAGGCTATTCGGTTATCAGCAGAGTCCACCACCTTTTTTGACttcacagaaaaataaaaacagttcCAAGAATAACATTCTGCAGGGTGTAAATTTCGCGTCAGGGGGATCAGGAATTCTCAGAGAAACAGGGTCCTTGGAATGG GGAGAAGTGGTTTTCTTTGAAAGACAGGTGGCACAATTTGCATCGGTTCGTGCAAGAATCAACGGGATACTGGGAGGAGAAAAAGCTGATACATTTGTTTCGAAGTCTTTGTTTCTCATTAGCGTTGGAAGCAATGATCTCTTCGATTTTGCACGTAACGACAGTGGGTCCATTCATTTGGGCGCAGAAGAATATTTATCTGTTACACAACACACATACTACTCTCATTTAAAG AAGCTTTATGAGTTGGGGGCTAGAAAATTTGGCATCATAAGCGTTGCACCCATAGGATGTTGTCCCGCTATAACGTCTGGCAATGGAGGGCAGTGTGTGAAAGCACTGAATGATTTTGCAGTTGCGTTCCATTCAACGACTAAACTTCTTCTCCTGAAGCTGAGTTCAGAATTGGAAGGCTTCCGCTACTCACTTGCTGACTCTTTTCTGATGACCAACACCTTGTTAAACAATGCATCTGCTTTCG GGTTGAATGAAACGAAGTCAGCATGTTGCGGAAGTGGGTATCTGAATGGAAAAGATGGATGCATAAAAGCTCACAACGCTACTCTTTGTGCAAATCGAGAAGAGTTCTTGTTTTGGGATTGGTTTCATCCTACTGagaaagtttctaaattggcTGCTGAGACGGTATTTGGAGGAGGCATCAACTTTGTTAGTCCAATCAATTTTAGCCAGTTAGCTTCTTCCTATTGA